A region of Planococcus sp. MSAK28401 DNA encodes the following proteins:
- the murB gene encoding UDP-N-acetylmuramate dehydrogenase, whose product MMKETWLTDLRRFVAEDHVKMDEPLHLHTLTKMGGPADIFVAPTTEDEVAYTVKYAYDNDIPLLMLGNGSNMVVRDGGVRGIVLTFKKLDGIMINGTTVIAQGGADIKTVSRAAADSQLTGLEFACGIPGSIGGAMAMNAGAYGGEIQDVIVQATVLTKEGEKLVLTKDELELGYRKSIITKKGFYVLASEFGLEIGEQRFIDAKMDELTFQRESKQPLEFPSAGSVFKRPPGNFAGKLIQESGLQGKGFGGAEVSTKHAGFIVNKNNATANDYIQTIEMVKKAVFEKFGIDLELEVKIVGEEMA is encoded by the coding sequence ATGATGAAAGAAACTTGGTTGACAGATTTGCGCCGTTTTGTGGCGGAAGATCATGTCAAAATGGACGAGCCTTTGCATTTGCATACATTGACTAAAATGGGCGGGCCGGCCGATATATTTGTAGCACCGACAACTGAAGATGAAGTGGCTTATACTGTAAAATACGCATATGATAATGACATCCCGCTATTAATGCTTGGGAATGGCTCCAATATGGTTGTCCGCGACGGTGGCGTCCGTGGAATCGTGCTGACGTTCAAAAAGCTCGACGGCATCATGATTAATGGAACAACGGTCATCGCACAAGGTGGTGCCGACATTAAGACCGTATCCCGCGCAGCAGCGGACAGCCAATTGACTGGCTTGGAATTCGCCTGTGGCATCCCCGGTTCGATCGGCGGCGCAATGGCGATGAATGCCGGCGCATATGGCGGCGAGATTCAAGATGTTATCGTCCAGGCGACGGTCTTGACAAAAGAAGGGGAAAAGCTTGTCTTGACGAAAGACGAGTTGGAACTCGGCTACCGGAAAAGTATCATCACGAAAAAAGGGTTTTATGTCCTTGCTTCCGAGTTTGGCCTTGAAATTGGCGAGCAGCGGTTCATCGACGCGAAAATGGACGAATTGACGTTCCAGCGCGAAAGCAAGCAGCCGCTTGAATTTCCTTCTGCAGGAAGTGTCTTCAAACGCCCGCCGGGTAATTTTGCTGGCAAGTTGATCCAGGAAAGCGGCTTGCAGGGCAAGGGATTCGGTGGTGCGGAAGTTTCGACAAAACATGCCGGATTTATCGTCAATAAAAACAACGCGACCGCCAATGACTACATTCAAACGATTGAAATGGTGAAAAAAGCGGTGTTCGAAAAATTCGGCATCGATTTGGAGCTTGAAGTAAAAATCGTCGGCGAAGAAATGGCTTGA
- a CDS encoding fluoride efflux transporter FluC, with translation MKNILAVGFGGMAGSLLRTAVFQFAGAGLGLWLVNIIGSFIIGIAAARLVKRSAGTRLFVSTGLIGSFTSFSAFSADWFRLLESSLLTGIMYALGMTAASIVAAALGLLAGRKGVAK, from the coding sequence ATGAAAAACATATTGGCTGTAGGGTTCGGCGGCATGGCCGGATCGCTTCTCCGCACGGCTGTGTTTCAATTCGCCGGGGCTGGGCTGGGCTTATGGCTTGTGAACATTATCGGAAGCTTCATCATCGGCATCGCAGCGGCCCGGTTGGTGAAGCGTTCGGCGGGAACGCGGCTGTTCGTCTCGACCGGCCTGATTGGTTCGTTCACAAGTTTTTCGGCCTTTTCAGCGGATTGGTTCCGCCTGCTTGAATCGTCCTTATTAACAGGCATCATGTATGCGCTTGGCATGACGGCCGCATCAATTGTTGCAGCGGCTTTGGGGTTGTTAGCGGGGCGCAAGGGGGTGGCCAAATGA
- a CDS encoding YceI family protein, with protein MKKWTVDQAHSEIGFSVKHMMISKVKGSFASYEAQVEADENNLENALIDFKIDVTSIDTNNEDRDNHLRSADFFDAEQHPYITFNATDIRKKDDDEYELEGDLTIKGVTRPAKFEAEYGGKATNPWGVEVVAYNVNGKINRKDFGLTWNQALETGGVLVGEDIKLNLEIQANPA; from the coding sequence ATGAAAAAATGGACAGTAGACCAAGCGCATTCAGAAATCGGATTTTCCGTGAAACACATGATGATCTCGAAAGTGAAAGGCTCTTTCGCTTCTTATGAAGCACAGGTGGAAGCAGATGAAAACAATCTGGAAAATGCATTGATCGATTTCAAAATCGATGTGACAAGCATTGACACCAATAACGAAGACCGCGACAACCATTTGCGCTCTGCAGATTTCTTTGACGCTGAACAGCATCCCTACATTACGTTCAACGCAACCGATATCCGCAAAAAAGACGATGACGAATACGAGCTTGAAGGTGATTTGACGATCAAAGGCGTGACCCGCCCAGCGAAGTTCGAAGCGGAATACGGCGGCAAAGCCACCAACCCTTGGGGCGTCGAAGTCGTTGCATACAACGTCAACGGCAAAATCAACCGCAAAGATTTCGGTTTGACATGGAACCAAGCGCTTGAAACAGGCGGCGTGCTTGTCGGCGAAGACATCAAATTGAACTTGGAAATCCAAGCGAACCCAGCATAA
- a CDS encoding fluoride efflux transporter FluC produces MISIAIFGFLGAVARYLCYMAVENRARQPKLATWFVNSAGSLIIGACLGAGVPAASGIFGFLGAFTTFSTMALDSVKDFEDGHWKRGIFYISATLVSGLVLFAVGYSIAST; encoded by the coding sequence ATGATCAGCATCGCGATATTCGGCTTTCTCGGGGCCGTTGCCCGTTATCTCTGTTATATGGCAGTGGAAAACCGTGCGCGCCAGCCGAAGCTTGCGACTTGGTTCGTCAACAGTGCCGGCTCGCTCATCATCGGTGCATGCCTCGGGGCAGGTGTGCCGGCAGCTTCCGGAATCTTCGGGTTTCTCGGCGCGTTCACGACATTTTCGACAATGGCGCTCGACAGTGTGAAGGATTTTGAAGACGGCCATTGGAAGCGGGGCATCTTTTATATTTCAGCGACCCTTGTTTCCGGCCTAGTGCTGTTTGCTGTCGGCTATTCAATTGCTTCTACGTAA
- a CDS encoding potassium/proton antiporter, with protein MQSFSVDGIILIGGIFLLAGVLMTKVSARAGVPSLVLFMFLGMVLGSDVSGLIYFSNAEIAQMVGIVALIIILFEGGLQTQWKHIRPVLGGSIVLATLGVLITTGIVAVAAYYVFDLTWLQALLLGSIVGSTDAAAVFSVLAGQNIKAKISSTLEAESGTNDPMAMFLTIAFVQLIMIPDSSVWTMLGSFLLQMGLGLVLGLALGFFASWTINRIRLDASGLYAVLAAGFAIFIYSFTAVLGGSGLLAVYLAALVIGTRDLTHSYSIVSFHEGFAWLMQIVMFVILGLLVFPSQLADWELIWKGLVLSFVLIFVARPIAVFISTAFFDYDVKEKLFMSWAGLRGAVPIVLATFPMLAGMENSILFFNIVSFIVLTSALLQGSTIAFFAEKLGLNGRPVPKRIHSLELVSMDRANAEMLEVELSEKSPFAGQLVQTIGLPNQTLISAIIRSGKLVMPTGTTRLRKGDVLYVLTEKKQVPKVKLVLGEEDFVN; from the coding sequence ATACAGAGCTTTAGTGTAGACGGTATAATCTTGATCGGCGGGATCTTCCTCCTTGCTGGCGTTTTAATGACGAAAGTATCTGCTCGCGCCGGCGTTCCCTCGCTCGTTTTGTTTATGTTCCTCGGCATGGTGTTAGGCAGTGATGTTTCAGGCCTCATCTACTTCTCCAACGCAGAAATTGCCCAGATGGTCGGAATTGTTGCCCTCATTATTATCCTCTTCGAAGGCGGTTTGCAAACCCAGTGGAAGCATATCCGCCCGGTTCTTGGCGGTTCGATCGTCCTGGCGACGCTTGGGGTTTTGATCACGACAGGCATTGTGGCTGTCGCAGCGTATTATGTTTTTGATTTGACTTGGCTGCAGGCTTTGCTGCTTGGTTCCATCGTCGGTTCGACGGATGCCGCAGCGGTATTTTCCGTTCTCGCAGGCCAAAACATCAAAGCCAAAATCTCCTCAACGCTCGAAGCGGAGTCAGGAACGAACGACCCGATGGCGATGTTTTTGACCATCGCTTTCGTGCAATTAATCATGATCCCAGATTCATCGGTCTGGACGATGCTCGGCAGCTTCCTGCTTCAAATGGGGCTTGGCTTGGTCCTGGGATTGGCACTTGGATTTTTCGCGTCATGGACCATCAACCGGATTCGGCTGGATGCATCTGGACTTTACGCGGTGCTTGCCGCTGGTTTTGCGATTTTCATCTATAGCTTTACGGCCGTCCTCGGAGGCAGCGGGCTGCTTGCGGTTTACTTGGCAGCGCTTGTGATCGGGACGCGCGATTTGACGCATAGCTATTCCATCGTCTCTTTCCATGAAGGATTCGCTTGGCTCATGCAGATCGTCATGTTCGTCATTCTCGGCCTGCTCGTCTTTCCGAGCCAATTGGCGGACTGGGAACTGATCTGGAAAGGGCTTGTGTTATCGTTCGTGTTGATTTTTGTAGCACGCCCGATTGCCGTCTTCATCAGTACGGCATTCTTCGATTACGATGTGAAAGAAAAGCTGTTCATGTCGTGGGCAGGGCTGCGTGGAGCGGTGCCGATCGTTCTGGCAACGTTCCCGATGCTCGCGGGCATGGAAAACAGCATCCTGTTTTTCAATATCGTTTCGTTCATCGTGCTGACGTCTGCGTTGCTGCAAGGTTCGACCATCGCGTTTTTTGCCGAGAAACTCGGATTGAACGGGCGCCCGGTTCCAAAGCGAATCCATTCCCTGGAATTGGTGTCGATGGACCGTGCCAATGCAGAAATGCTTGAAGTCGAACTATCGGAGAAATCGCCTTTTGCTGGCCAGTTGGTACAGACGATCGGCCTTCCGAACCAGACCTTGATCAGTGCCATTATCCGTTCCGGCAAGCTCGTCATGCCAACTGGAACAACGCGTCTCAGAAAAGGGGATGTGCTGTATGTCCTTACTGAAAAGAAACAAGTGCCGAAAGTGAAACTGGTACTTGGAGAAGAAGATTTCGTCAACTAA
- a CDS encoding penicillin acylase family protein, translating into MMKKKKWGKWLLIAFGSLLVLAAVAVIFANVYISKSKPVIEGEVAVGVLEERVTVVRDDIGVPHIQAQSDADLYRAQGYVQAQDRLFQMDLSRRQASGRLAEVIGEAAIDTDKHFRTFSLRRAGEASWEGYGDEAKQVLEWYAEGVNAYIEEAKEEGRLSYEFALLGYEPEPWTPVDSLAIGKFMAYDLGGHWNSLAVRHWALNEFPEDKARELFIRYPEEAPAILAANKKQPVVVAGAFDPSVIPPEFNGSNNWVVSGDKTESGLPLLADDPHLGLSTPSIWYQMHLESPEQNVSGVIFAGIPGIILGHNEQIAWGVTNVGPDVQDLYIETPNPDDPTQFRYEGQWEQAEVLEEPIKVKDGETVDFEVLVTRHGPIVSPVLYEEEESSAIFSMQWTALEPTLELQAVLNFNKAENWEQFETALEDFQAPAQNFVFASTDGTIAYKANGRIPIRKQGDGQLPVPGDSAEYGWDGYVPFDELPRSVNPESGFIATANNQVIDDSYPYHITDFWAQPYRYERIAEVLDENDKLTAEDMMALQMDQKNLYAAEFLEGMMAEVEKTTDEHEELFKMLREWDQVDSAGQAAPFVFHTWMRQLPDTLFEEQFPEDVYDMLSGKNHITDAMLRQAFEGDEGAWVREYGGTGKWLADSLDFALDDIEAEQGSDPQDWEWGEYHQLTFPHPVAGASPILEQFLNPDKVPVGGSNITVQAAAFNDDGDVDHGASWRFVADLADLSKAYHIVGPGLSGHVKSDFFHNQVDKWAQGEFHETRIEGDMEGAELTLIPE; encoded by the coding sequence ATGATGAAAAAGAAAAAATGGGGGAAATGGCTATTGATTGCATTCGGGTCGCTGCTCGTATTGGCAGCCGTTGCAGTTATTTTTGCAAACGTTTACATATCGAAGTCGAAACCGGTTATTGAAGGTGAGGTGGCTGTTGGGGTGCTGGAAGAGCGCGTGACGGTCGTGCGGGATGATATCGGCGTGCCGCATATCCAAGCACAAAGTGATGCAGACTTGTACCGGGCGCAGGGCTATGTGCAGGCGCAAGACCGCTTATTCCAAATGGATTTATCAAGGCGGCAAGCGAGCGGACGCTTGGCTGAAGTAATCGGCGAAGCAGCCATTGATACCGATAAACACTTCCGCACCTTCAGCTTGCGCCGTGCCGGAGAAGCATCTTGGGAGGGCTACGGGGACGAAGCGAAGCAAGTGCTCGAATGGTATGCGGAAGGCGTCAACGCGTATATCGAAGAAGCCAAAGAAGAAGGGCGCCTGAGCTATGAGTTTGCGCTGCTTGGCTATGAACCCGAACCATGGACGCCGGTCGATTCTTTGGCAATCGGCAAATTCATGGCCTATGATCTTGGCGGCCATTGGAATTCGCTCGCTGTTCGGCATTGGGCGTTGAATGAATTCCCGGAAGATAAAGCGCGCGAATTGTTCATACGCTATCCGGAAGAGGCGCCGGCGATTTTGGCAGCGAACAAAAAACAGCCGGTCGTAGTCGCAGGAGCTTTCGATCCATCAGTCATTCCGCCAGAATTCAACGGCAGCAATAACTGGGTCGTTTCAGGCGATAAGACGGAAAGCGGGCTGCCGCTACTAGCAGACGATCCGCATCTCGGGCTCAGCACGCCATCCATTTGGTACCAGATGCATTTGGAGTCGCCGGAACAAAATGTCAGCGGCGTCATTTTCGCAGGTATTCCGGGAATCATTCTCGGGCATAACGAACAGATTGCATGGGGGGTGACGAATGTCGGGCCGGATGTCCAGGATCTGTATATCGAAACGCCGAACCCTGACGATCCGACACAGTTCCGTTATGAAGGGCAATGGGAACAAGCGGAGGTGCTAGAAGAGCCGATAAAGGTAAAGGATGGGGAGACAGTTGATTTCGAAGTGCTCGTCACGCGCCACGGGCCTATCGTATCGCCGGTCTTGTATGAAGAAGAAGAGTCTTCCGCTATTTTTTCTATGCAGTGGACAGCGCTTGAGCCGACACTCGAACTGCAGGCCGTGTTGAATTTTAATAAAGCGGAGAACTGGGAACAATTCGAAACGGCCTTGGAAGATTTCCAGGCGCCTGCACAGAATTTCGTATTCGCGTCGACTGACGGCACCATTGCGTACAAAGCGAACGGGCGCATTCCGATCCGCAAACAAGGCGATGGGCAATTGCCGGTGCCGGGTGATTCTGCTGAATATGGCTGGGATGGCTATGTGCCGTTCGATGAATTGCCGCGTTCGGTCAATCCGGAATCCGGCTTTATCGCGACCGCTAATAACCAAGTCATAGATGATAGCTATCCGTACCATATCACGGATTTCTGGGCGCAGCCTTATCGCTATGAGCGCATCGCGGAAGTGCTCGATGAAAACGATAAACTGACTGCGGAAGACATGATGGCTTTGCAGATGGACCAGAAAAATCTATACGCTGCAGAATTTCTTGAAGGAATGATGGCGGAAGTCGAAAAAACGACAGATGAACACGAAGAATTGTTCAAGATGCTGCGGGAATGGGACCAAGTCGACAGTGCAGGGCAAGCAGCGCCTTTCGTGTTCCATACATGGATGCGCCAATTGCCGGACACCTTATTCGAAGAACAATTTCCTGAAGATGTCTACGATATGCTGTCAGGCAAAAACCATATCACTGACGCTATGTTGCGCCAAGCTTTTGAAGGAGACGAGGGCGCATGGGTCCGTGAATATGGCGGCACAGGGAAATGGCTCGCTGATTCGCTCGATTTTGCTCTCGATGATATCGAAGCTGAACAAGGCAGCGATCCGCAAGACTGGGAATGGGGCGAATACCATCAGTTGACCTTCCCGCATCCTGTCGCGGGGGCCTCACCAATTCTCGAACAGTTCTTGAATCCGGACAAGGTGCCAGTGGGCGGCTCGAATATTACCGTTCAGGCAGCGGCCTTCAATGATGATGGTGATGTCGATCACGGGGCATCTTGGCGTTTTGTGGCCGACCTTGCCGATTTATCGAAAGCCTATCACATTGTGGGGCCAGGACTGAGCGGCCACGTGAAGTCCGACTTTTTCCATAATCAAGTCGACAAATGGGCGCAAGGCGAGTTTCATGAAACCCGCATCGAAGGCGATATGGAAGGAGCCGAATTAACGCTCATTCCTGAATAA